CGTAGAAGGTGGCCTCGGCGCCGGTTCCGATCAGCGCCCAGAACGAGAACACGAGCGCGAGTACTCCGACGGTGACATCCCGGGCCAGGTGCGACCAGGAGACGGCGCGGGTGCGGGTGACGACCCAGTAGATCTGGGATGCCGCGGAGAACAGGTACGGGATGACGGCGGTGAACACGGTCAGCAGCACCACCATGGTGAACACCTGCTCGAAGCTGGTGTACGCGAGGATCGTCAGCAGGGTCGCCAGCACGGTGGATGCGATGATGCCCACGAGCGGCATGCCGCGGTGCTCTTTCGCGAACACGCGGGGGAACATGCCGTCCTGGGCGGCGGCGTGCGGCATCTCGCCGACGATGAACGTCCACCCGACCAGGCAGCCCAGCCCGGAGATCACCGCGACCACGGCGATGGTCTGCCCGGCCCAGGCGCCGGAGAAGATCGCGTTCGCAGCGTCGCTGAACGGGGCGGTTGACGTGCGCAGATCGGCGTTGCTCACGGTGCCGAACAGGGCAACGGTGCCCAGGATATAGACGAGGCCGCAGGCGAGGGTGCCGTAGATGGTGGCGCGGGGGACGTTCTTCTCGGGGTCGCGGACCCGGCCCGCGGCGACGGACGCGGTCTCGATGCCGAGGTAGGCGAACAGGGCCACGGCTCCCGCGCCGGCGAGCGCGGTCCATGCGTCGGTGCCGGAGGAGTTGAACGGGCCGAAGTTGGCGGGGTTGAGGAAGAAAAGCCCGAGGATGGCGATTAGGGCGAGCGGCACGATCTTCAGGACCGTGAACACGACCTGCGCGCCGCCCATGCTGCGTAGTCCGAGCACGTTGATGAGGACGGGGATCCACAGGCAGACCACGGCGATGACGATCGACCAGACCACGTTGTGGTCGGTGTTGATGAACACCTCGACGTAGCCGGTGAGGGCGACCACGATGGCGGCGTTGCCGGCCCACGCGGTCAGCCAGTACGACCACGCGTTGAGGAATCCGGCGAACTCGCCGAACGCGTCCCGCGCGTACAGGTAGGGGCCGCCGGAGCCGGGGACGCGTTTGGTGAGCTGTCCGAACACGACAGCCAGGGCCAGGGCGCCGATGGTGGCCAGGATGAAGGCGATGATGCTGATCGGCCCGAACGCGGCCAGCGCGGACGGCAGCCCGAACACGCCGGTGCCGATCACCGACCCGACGACGAGGGCGGACGCGGCGGGCAGTCCGAGCTTCTTGCCCCGCAGGGCCGGTGTTGTACTCATACCGGCATCGTGGCGGGCGCCCGCGGCCCAGTCCGGGCCGAAAGTCCCACCGCCATGCCGCCGTGTTGGCGCGGGGGATGGCGATCGGTCTTGCGGCCCCCACGGGGAGCTGTGCATCGCATAGGGCCACGAGTCAGGGCGGATTCTAGTGGTCGTTGCAACACGACGATTAGCTGGTAGGTAGTTTAGCGAGGCGCTGGGCTGGGGTTTCCCAGCCGAGCGTTTTGCGTGGGCGGGTGTTGAGTTCGTGTGCGACTCGGGCAAGGTCCGCGGGCGAGTGCTGTGAGAGGTCGGTGCCCTTCGGGAAGTACTGCCTCAGCAACCCGTTCGTGTTCTCGTTAGAACCGCGCTGCCAGGGCGAGGCTGGGTCGCAGAAGTAGACGTCCATGTCGGTGGCGATCGTGAACGTCTTGTGGGCGGCCATCTCCGCACCCTGGTCCCAGGTCAGCGACTTCTTCAGTTCGGCCGGCAGGCCGCTCATCGTCCGAATGAGGCCATCGCGGACGGTCTCGGCAGCGTGGTCGGTCGGGAGGTGGACGAGCATCACGAACCTGGTGGTTCGCTCGACGAGGGTGCCGATCGCGCTGGCGTGGTCAGCGCCGATGATGAGATCGCCTTCCCAATGCCCTGGAACAGCACGATCAGCGACCTCAGCGGGGCGCTCGGAGATCATGAGCATCGGGTCGACGAACCGCGAACGACGTGCGTTGGTTCCCCGGTTCGGTCGGCGACGTGCGCGCCCGGTACGCAGCGCTGTCGCGAGATCACGGCGCAGCTGGCCGCGTCCTTGGAGATAGAGCGTCTGGTAGATCGTCTCGGTCGCCACTCGCATCCCAACGTCGTCCGGGAACTGACGGATCAGGGCTCGAGTGATCTGCTCGGGAGACCACCGCAACGCCAGCTTCGACTCAACGAAAGCACGCAACCGCAGCTCTGTCACCAGTCTTCGCGGCTTTGGCCGTGGGCGACGCTTCGCCGAGTAGCGATGTGCTGCGAAGGGGTGATAGATCCCGGTCGAGGACCGGTTCCGGGAGATTTCCCGACTGATCGTGGATGGCGACCGCCGCAGCTGGGCGGCGATGCTCCGCAGTGACAACCCATCGCGGAGGAGATCCCGGATCTGCTCACGTTCCTCCAGCGAAAGGAACCGCGGATCGAGCTTCCTCTCCAGCTGAAAGATCGCCGCCGGCGAGATTGTCTCGGTGCCGTCAAGAAACGTCGTCATACCTGTTTTGTAATCGACGACCCGACCATCTGGGTAATAGCGGCGATGAGCGGTCTTCCGGACACCGTTATCCCAATCCCGTGCCGTGCGGATGTTCACCCCGACGGCAGCCGCTGCTTCGCGACGCGAGATGCCATCGCGTCGCAACTGGAAGTAGCGTTCCTTTCCTGGATGCGGACCAGTCCCGGTTTTCCCCTGGCTGCGCAGGCCGGCCTTCCATACCCACGTCCCGCAGGTCGCCGGGTTGAACCCCAACTCACGCGCCGCGATCGTGATGCTCCCACACGCCTCGAACAACGCGAAGAACGCGTCCTTATCAGCCTGCGTGAAACAGCGTCGATCCCTCGAATAGCTCCTTAAACGGGCCACGGTCGTTACAACTCCCAGAAAGTCCAGGTGTTGCAACGACCGTTAGAACCCAAGCAGTCTCGGGGCCCTATGGTCCGGTCGTGGTAGCGCAGCCGTGATGCGCGGCGGCGGGTGTCAGGCGAAGAAGCCGAGCGGTTTCGGGTCGTGGTTGTCGAGGACGTTCTTGACTTCTTGGTAGTTGTGCAGGGTCTGCTGGTCGGTCTCTCGGCCGTACCCGGATTGCTTGTATCCTCCGAACCCTGCGCCGGCGGGGTACTGGTGGTAGGTGTTGACCCAGACGCGTCCGGCTTTGATGTCCTGGCTGGCCGCGAAGGTGGTGTCGCCGTCTCGGCTCCACACGGCGGAGCCGAGCCCGTAGATGGTGTCGTTGGCGATCCGGATCGCGTCGGCGTAGTCGGTGAAGGTGGCGACGGTGACCACGGGCCCGAAGATCTCCTCCTGGAACACCCGCATGTCGTTTCGTCCTTTGAAGACGGTGGGCTGGATGTAGTACCCGCCGGACAGGTCGCCAGGCAGTTCGAGCGGGGCGCCGCCGGCGAGGACTTCGCACCCCTCGCGCGGTCCCAGGTCGAGGTAGGCGGAGATCTTGTCGAGCTGGTCTCTGCTGTTCTGGGGTCCCATCTCGGTGCGGGTGTCGAGCGGGTCACCGACGGTGATCCGGTTGACGCGTGCGATCGCGTCGTCGAGGAACCCGGCCGCCGCGAGTCCGTCCTGGATGAGTGCGCGGGACGGGCAGGAGCAGATCTCTCCCTTGTTGAGGGCGAACAGGGTGAACCCTTCGATCGCTTTGCGGTAGAAGTCGTCCTTCTGGTCGGCGACGTCGTCGAAGAACAGATTCGGGGACTTCCCGCCGAGTTCCATGGTGGAGGGGATGATGTTCTTGATCGCGTACTGCATAATCTGCCGCCCGGTGGCGGTGGATCCGGTGAAGGCGACCTTGCCGATCCCGTCATGTTCGACGAGGGGCTGTCCGAGCGCGGATCCGCTCCCGTTGATGACGTTGACCGTTCCGGCCGGGAGTATGTCTTGGATGAGTTCCATGACCCGGATGATGGAGATCGGGGTGGCGCTGGCGGGCTTGAGGACGACGGTGTTGCCGGCGGCGAGGGCGGGGGCGAGCTTCCACGCGGCCATCAGGATGGGGAAGTTCCAGGGGATGATCTGCGCCACCACGCCGATCGGCTCGTAGTAGTGGTACGAGACGAGGTCTTTCGAGATGGCGCTGATGCTGCCTTCTTGGGCGCGGATCGCGGCGGCGAAGTAGCGGAAGTGGTCGATCGCCAAGGGGATGTCGGCGGCGAGGGTCTCCCGAACCGGTTTGCCGTTCTCCCACGACTCCAGCACCGCGAGCGCCTCGAGGTGTTCCTGGAGCCGGTCGGCGACGCGGATCAGTACAGCGGCGCGGCCGCTCATCGGCGTGGCGGCCCACGCGGGGAAGGCGAGCTGGGCGGCGGCGACGGCGAGGTCGATGTCTTCGACGGTCGAGGAGGGGTACTCGGCGAACGGGTCTGCGGTGGCGGGGGCGATGTCGTGCCCGTAGCCGCCTTTGACGGGGGCGACCCAGTCGCCGCCGATGAAGTTCTCGTACCGGGTCTTCACCGGCACCAGGCTCCCTGTGACGCCGGGGCGGGTGTAGATGGTGCCGCCGGGGACGAGGGTGCGGGTGCGGTCGATCGCGGTCAGTTGTCCAGTGCTGGTGTCAGCGGCGATGGTCATAAGGGTGTCCTTCCTTTGGTGTCGCTGCTGTTCAGGCGGCGACGTATTGTTTGACGGCGGCGGTGATGTCGGCGAGTGCCTGTTTCGCGTCGGCGAACAGCATCCCAGTCTTGGGGTCGGTGAACAGGTCGTTGGGGATACCGGCGTAGCCGGGGCTCATAGAGCGTTTGATCACGACGACGGCTTTGGCGTGGTCGACGTCGAGGATCGGCATCCCGGAGACGGGGTTGCCGGGGCGGCGGGGTTGGTGACGTCGTTCGCGCCGACGACGAGGGCGACATCGCAGGTGGGGAACGCGGTGTTGGCCTGCTCGAGCTGCAACAGCTGGTCGTAGGGCACGTTCGCTTCGGCGAGCAGCACGTTCATATGCTCGGGCATGCGTCCCGCGACGGGGTGGATGGCGTACTTCACGTCGATGCCGTGTCCGGTAAGGAGGGTGGCGCGAGGTCGGCGAGCTCGCGCTGGGCGTGGGCGGCGGCGAGCCCGTAGCCGGGGACGATCATGACGTGCTGCGCGTAGGCGAGCTGGATGGCGACGTCGTCCGCGTCGACGGTGCGCACGTTCGCCGCCGCCGCTCCGGGTGCCCCTGGGGCGGCGGTGTATCCGGTGCCGAACCCGCCGGCGAGGATGCTGAGCACGGAACGGTTCATCGCCTTCGCCATCTGCAGGGTCAGGATGGTGCCGGCAGCCCCCACGAGGCCTCCGGCGATGATCATGGCCTGGTTGCCGATCACGAACCCGGCCATCGCCACCGCGAGGCCGGTGAACGCGTTGAGCAGCGACACACCACCGGGGCGTCGGCGCCGCCGATGGGCAGCACCATCAGCACCCCGAACGCGAGCGCGGCGACCAGCAGCGCCAGCAGCAGCCACGGGTTTCGGGGCAGGACGACCGTCAGCACGCCGGCGGCGAGTGCGACGATCACGACGAGGGCGCTGACAGCTCTTGCGCCGGGGAACTGGACGGGTCGTCCGGGGATGATGCCCTGCAGCTTCCCCGCGGCGATCAGCGACCCGGAGAGGGTGACCGCGCCGATCAGCACGTCCAGCACGATCGGGATCGACGCGACCAACGGGACGACGGCGCCGGAGGTGCGGTGCAGGAAGTCGGCGAACGCGACCGCGGCGGCCGCGCCGCCGACGGCGTTGAACACGCTGATCAGCTGCGGGATGTCGGTCATCTTCACGGTGCGGGCGCGGACGGCCCCGAACACTCCGCCGGCGGCCAGGCCGATCCCGAGCGCGATCCAGCCGATCCCGTCCGCGCTGCCCTCGATGAGCACGGCGATGAGGGTGACGGCGACCGCTGCGGCCATGCCGCAGGCGGAGATCAGGTTCCCGCGGCGGGCTGTCGCCGGGGTGCGCATCAGATGCAGCCTGATCACGAAGCAGGTGGCCGCGGCGAGATAGACGAGACCCGTGACCCAGGCCAGGACGGTCATGGCGACGCCGTCCCTGCAGGCAGGGTGGTGCGGTCAGGTGGCTGGTGGAACATCCGCAGCATCCGGTCGGTGACCACGTATCCGCCGACGACGTTCGCGGCGGCCAGGGCCGCGGCGATCCCCGTGAGCAGGTACCCGGCCGGGCTGTCGGCGAACGCGGTGATCACGATCGCACCGGCCACGACCACCCCGTGGATCGCGTTCGCCCCGGACATCATCGGGGTGTGCAGGGTGGAGGGGATCTTGCCGATCACCTCGTACCCGACCAGCAGGGCGAGCACGAAGATCGCCAGATCCGTGAACAGCGTCTCGGTCACGCCACACCTGCCTTCTTGGATGCATCGATTGGGATTGCGGGAGGAAGCCCCTGGGCTGCGCGCACCGCTGCGCTGGTGAGCTCACCGCCCCGGCACACCACGACCGCGGCGTGTACCTCGTCGGCGGGGTCGATGCGGATCGTGTCGTCGATGATGAGCGTGCCCAGCAGGGCCAGGACGTTGCGTGCATACATCTGCGACGCGGAGGTCGGCAGGTCGGCGGCGAGGTCGCCGCCGATGATCGTCACCCCGCCGGGCGTGATGATGCGTTTCCCGTCGAGGGCGCCGGCGACGTTGCCCCCGTGGTCGCCGGCGGCCAGGTCCACACACACCGACCCGGGCGTGAGCCGGGAGAGCGTGTCGACCGACACGAGCTCCGGTGGGGTGCGGCCGGGAACCTTCGCGGTGGTGATGATCACGTCGAACCGGGTCAGATGCCCGGCGAGCTCGGCCTGCTGCTGCCGGAGTTCGTCGGCTGTCATCACCCGCGCATACCCGCCCTCCCCGGCGCCCTGCGCGACTGTGGAGGTGAGGAACGTGGCTCCGACCGACTCGACCTCGCCGCGGGAGGCGGGGCGGACGTCATACCCGGTGACGACGGCGCCGAGCCGACGGGCGGTGCTCAGCGCCTCGAGCCCGGCGACGCCGGCGCCGATGACGATCACGCTGGCGGGGCGGGCGGTGCCGGCGGCGGTGATCATCATCGGGAAGAACCGGCCGGATGCCTCCGCGGCGACGACCGCGGCCCCGTATCCGGCGGCGGTGGACTGCGAGGTCAGCGCGTCCATGGACTGGGCGCGGCTGAGAGTGCGCGGCAGCAGGTCGAACGCGACCGCGACGACACCTTTCGTGGCGAGCGCGGCCATCCGCTGGGGATGATCCAGCGGGCCGAGCAACCCCAGCAGCAGCTGCCCGCCTCGCATCGCGCCGATCGTCGCGTCATCGGGGCACCTGACCACCGCGAGCACGCCGGATCGGGCGATGACATCCGCACGGGAGATCACCGTGGCTCCCGCCGCAGAGTATCCCGTGTCGGGGAACCCTGCTCTAGGTGTGCTGCTCAGGGACGTTGGTTGAGGTGTGACGCGATAGATGGGTGAGGACCTCCCGGTCGAGAGTGGGGCTGTCTAGTTTCCCTGCACTCGATGACTTAGGAGGTCCTCGTGACCCACGCTAATGCTGCTTTGACTCCTCGCGAATGCCTCCGCCTGGCCCGCCAAGTCGTCGACGACGGCTGGTCCGTTGCTGCGGCGGCGACCTACTTCCGAGTGTCCTGACGCACCGCGGACCGATGGGCTCGTCGTTACGTGGAGATGGGCGAGGCGGGAATGCTGGACCGTTCGTCACGGCCGCATCACAGCCCGAACAAGACCCCGCGAAGACTGGTCCGCAAGGTCGTGCATCTGCGGTGGAAGAAGCGGCTGGGACCAGTCGGTATCGGCGCCCAGCTCGGCATGCCCGCCTCGACCGTTCACACGGTCCTCTCCCGGTGCCGGATCAATCGGCCCAGCCACGTCGACGTCCGCACCGGCGAACCCGCCCGCCGCTACGAGCACGAGCATCCCGGATCGATGATCCACGTCGACATCAAGAAACTCGGCAACATCCCCGACGGTGGCGGCTGGCGCTACGTCGGACGTCTCCAGGGAGAGCGGAACAAGGCCATCACCGCGAAGCGGACCGGGAAACACGGGATCACCGGCGACATGATCACCGGCACAGCGTTCGTTCATACCGTCATCGACGATCACTCCCGTGTCGCTTACGCCGAGATCCACGACGACGAAACCGCCGCCACTGCAATCGCTGTTCTGCGTCGAGCGGTCGGCTGGTTCGCCAGCCGTGGCGTCACCGTCGAACAGGTGCTCTCCGACAACGGCTCCGCATACCGCTCATACGCCTGGCGCGACGCTTGCGCCGAGCTCAGCATCCAACCGAAACGCACCCGGCCCTACCATCCGCAGACGAACGGCAAGATCGAACGCTTCCACCGCACCCTCGCCGACGGCTGGGCATACGCCCGGCACTACAACTCCGAATCAGCCCGCCGCAACGCACTCCCGGCCTGGCTGCACTCCTACAATCACCACAGGCCCCACACCGCCATCGGCAGCCAGCCACCCATCAGCAGATTGACCAACGTCCCTGGGCAACACACCTAACCCCCGCGCCGGCCTCCACGAGCACCGGGCGGGCCCGGGTCAGACGGGCCACCGCGTCCGGATCCAAGGACACCCGCCGTTCTTCAGGCCCGGTCTCTGCGAGCACGCCCACCGTCACGGTCATCCGCTGGCTCCGGGATGACGACTGGGAGCAGTCGTTGCAGGTTCGGCATGCGCTCAGTGTTCGCTGCCGGGACCGGGCTCGTAGGGTCTTAGGTCACACCAGCCCGGTGGGACCTAAGACCCTGACCTGCCCACGGCGACGGGTGAGAGTCGGATCGTGATGGGTGGTCCGCGTGCCCCATCCCTGCCGTTCTCACGCGGCTGTCGAAGGAGTCACCATGAAGGCCGCTGTCGTCACCTCGTTCACCGCCCCACTGGAGATCCAGCAACGAGACATCCCGGAACCGGGGACAGGGGAGGTCCTGATCCGGTTGGAGACATGTGGACTGTGCCACACCGACATCCATGCTGCCCGCGGGGACTGGCCGGTCAAGCCGCTCCCGCCGTTCGTGCCCGGCCATGAGGGCGTGGGGGTCATCGAGAAGATCGGTGAGGGCGTCACGGATCGCACTGTCGGGGAGCGGGTCGCGATCCCATGGCTGGGATATGCGTGCGGAGAATGCCGCTACTGCATCGACGGGCGTGAGACGCTGTGCGAGAAGCAGCAGAACAGCGGATACTCCGTCGATGGCGCGTTCGCCGAGTACGCCACAGCATCCGCCCGGTTCGTGGTCCCCGTCCCGGACGGGATCTCCTCTGTGGACGCCGCTCCGCTGACCTGCGCCGGGGTGACCACCTACAAGGCGTTGAAGGTTGCTCGCATCGTTCCCACCGAACGGGTGGCGGTATTCGGCATCGGAGGCCTCGGGCATCTCGCTGTCCAGTACGGAAGGATCATGGGTGGCTCGGTGATCGCCATCGACGTCGAGGACGCGAAACTCGATCTGGCCCGTGAATTGGGTGCCGAGTACGGCGTGAACGCGGCGAAGGGCGACCTGGTCGCCGCGATCCGGGACCTCGGGGGTGCCGACATCGCTGTCGTGCTCGCGGCATCCCGGCGCGTGTTCGAGCAAGCGTTCTCATCGCTCAGTCGCGGCGGCCGGCTGATCTGCGTGGCCCTGCCCGCCGACGAGCAGATGTGTGTGTCCATCTTCGACACCGTCCTCAAGGGCATCTCGATCATCGGCTCGATCGTGGGCACCCGCCAGGACCTCGCCGAAGTGTTCGCGCTGCACGCCGCGGGGCGCACGAGGATCATTGCGGAGCCCCGCCAGCTCGAACAGGTCAACGACGCCATCACCGAGGTCCTCTCCGGCAAGGTCCTCGCCCGCCTCGTCTTCGAGTACTGAGATCGTCTCCGGCCGGTCGCCGGATGCGGCCCGCAGGGGACGTGGGAGGCGCTGTGACCCGGGACAGACCAGCTGCCAGCGCAGGGGCACCGTCTACGCAGCGTGGAGAACTGCTGTGGATCCTCGTGCTGGTCCTCACCTGCGCGTTCCAGTTCTTCCGGGGCGCGCCGTTCGACGGCCGCGCTGCTCCTGCTGGCCCTGCTGCCGGCCGTCGACGTCGACACACCGGTGACTCTTTCTCGCCGTGGCATCATCGCGGCGATCGCTGCGGCCGCTGCTGCCGTGCTGATCATGCTGCCCAGCCACACCCCGGAGATGGCCACCGCGATCGCTGCGGTCGGTGTCGTGGTGCTCCCTGCGGCGTGGGGTGCGCGCCGCAACCGGCGACCGGAGGAGCCCGGACACGTACTGCACCGCACGGGGTGGGTGTGGGCGGTGCTGGCGGTGCTCGCATGTGTGTGGGAGTTGACCTCGTACATGCTCGGTCAGTGGACGGCTGCGGGTGAGGCGGGCCACCCCACGATCTCCGCTCTGGTCGAACCGTTGCTGTCCACCGAGCCGTCGCGGGTCCTGCTTGTGACCGGGTGGGTCGCTGCCGGGGCGATGCTCGTCGCCCATGGCGGGAGCCGGTGATGATCCGTACCGTGACGATCAGTGTCTACATTCTCCTGCTGGGCGCCGCGGTGCTGCTCACGATCGTCCCGCACCGCCGCCCCGAGTCCTTCTCCCCGGTGGGCTCGCTGCTGGGCGAGGTGCTGTCCGACCGGTTCGCGCGGGTCACGCTGATGGTGTTCTGGTGGTGGCTGGGGTGGCATTTCCTGGTCGCCTGATCTCCACCGCCCCGGGGGCTCGGGACGCAGGATGTCCGATCAGACGGTTAGGCTACGTGGATGATGGGGCGTCGTGGGGGGATCGGTTCGGCTTGCCGGAGCACCTCGCGGGTGACGGTGGCGACTTCGCCGGAGCCGAACAGGAGGTATTTGAGCATGTTGGAGACCGGGCCGCCCTCTGTCCATTCGAAGTAGGCGTTCGGCACCACGCCGGTCAGGTCGCTGATCTGCAGCAGCACCGCCGCGAGGGTGTTGGGCACGTTCGCACTGGTGACGGTCAGCACCCGGTATCCGTGTGTGTGTGTGTGGGTCCCGTGCATGAGCAGTTCCTCTTCGAACTCGGACGAGTCGGTGCCGCGCACTTCCAGGAACAGGATCCTCGACGAGCGGGGGGATGTGGCTATCGCGGCGTTCCGCGGTGCTCTTGGCACGATACTCCTCCTTCCCGCCGGCGCCGGGTTCGTGGGCGATGATCAGGATCTGTCCGCGGCCGGCGTCGTCGCGTAGGAATCCTTCTGCAGTGTCGTCGAAGGTGATCCTCGTCGCGCGGATCTGGAAGGACCGGGAGACGAAGGAGATGACCAGGATGCCGAGGATGAACAGCCCGGCGATGCGGATGCCGTCGGGTCGTTCGATCACGTTCAGCACCGTGGTGTACACGAACACGATGGTGATTACGGCGAATCCGACTGTTGCTGCCCGGTGACGGTGCCGGGCCGCGGAGATCGTCACGGCCACCGCGGCGGAGGTGATGAGCACGAGCACCCCGGTCGCATACGCGCCGCCCTGCGCGTCCACGTCCGCGTCGAACACGATCGTGATGAGGAACGCGATGGCGGTGAACACGAGCACGAGCGGGCGGACCGCGCGCGCCCACTGCGGGGCCATGCCGTAGCGGGGCAGGTAGCGTGGCACCAGGTTCAGCAGCCCGGCCATCGCGGAGGCTCCGGCGAACCAGAGGATGAGGATCGTGCTGATGTCATACACGGTCCCGAACCCGTTACCGAGGTACGCGTGCGCGAGGTATGCCAGTGCGCGCCCGTTTGCGTGCCCGCCGGGCTGGAACTCTTCCTGGGGGATCAGCAGGGTGGTGACCAGGCTGGAGGTGAGCAGGAAACCGCTCATGACCACCGCGGTCACCGTCAGCAGCCGGGTGGTCCCGCGGATTCGCCCGGCGGGGTGCTCGGGAGTGCCCGTGGGGTCGCCGGAGATCTGTGGCATCACGGCGACTCCGGTCTCGAACCCGGACAGCCCGAGCGCGAGCTTGGGGAACACGGTCAGCGCGATCCCGACCATCACCAGCGGGCTGCTGTGCTGGGCGGTTAGCGCACCCCACCAGTCGGTGACCACCACGGGCTGCTTGCGATGTGCGCGAGGGAGACGACGATGACGACCAGGTTCAGGGTGAGGTAGACCCCGACGAGGACGACGGCGATGCCGATCGCTTCCCGGAACCCTTTGAGGAACACCCCGGCGAGCAACGCGATCAGCAGCAGAGTGAGCGGCACCTGGCTGCCTTCGAGCCAGTCGGGAGTGAACGGGTTCTTGATGGCGTGCGCGGCTGCGTCGGCGGCGGACAGCGTGATGGTGAACATGAAGTCGGTGGCCGCGAACCCCAGCAGCATCAGCACGAAGATCTTCCCCGCCCACCACGGCAGCAGGTGCTCGAGCATCGCGATCGACCCCCACCCGGTGAAGCTCTCCCGCGCGACCCGCCGGTACACGGGGAGCGCGCCGGCGAGGGTGAGCAGCACCAGCACGACGGTCGCCAGCGGAGACAGCAACCGTGCCGCGAGGGCCGCGATCGCCGGCTGATAGCCGAGGGTGGAGAAGTAGTCCACCCCGCTGAGGCACATCACCCGCCACCACGGGTGCGTCCGGGGCGGGACCACGACATGCGGGCCCGGATGGGTTCCCCTGCCGTCGACGAGCCCGTCCAGCAGCCAGCGGCGCAGCCCGTTCACACGCGCCCCCGCGACTGGCGGCAGCACTTTCCCCGTGATGTCGGTGCTCGTCACGTGATCCCTGTTCGTCATTCCGCTCCTGGCGTTGGTGTCCACGGAACCGTACGGTGGGCATCGCGCAACAACGAGGCCCAAGGTCCCTGGACATCGCGGCCCCTGGACGGTTCATCGATGGGTGCGACCGATACCCGTCTCGGGCGGCCGCTCCGGGGTGGGCATGCACGGTCCAGGACTTTGTGCCCTATATGCCGCAGCCGACGTGGACGAATCTGTGGTCATGGCCGCCATCCGCATCGCCGTCCGCGCCGAGCGACAGACAATGCCGAGTGAGTTTTCACCCTGTTTTTGCTGTTTGAATCTTGACCCCTCTGGGTGACTATGTCAAGGCTGGCGGGGACCGGGTTGTCGAAGTTAGTTGGCCCCAGCGAGTGCGGTGTTGCGGGTGTGTTGGAGGCGGTAGGAGGTGGTGCCGGTCTCGATGATGGCAGCGCAGAGCCTGGGGTCGGTGAAGGTGTCCGTCCATCCCGAGAATGACTGGTTGGATGCGATCGCGACGGAGTTCTTCTCTTCGCGTTCGGTGAGGACTTGGAAGAGGAGCTCGGCGCCGCGTCGGTCGAGTTCCATGTAGCCGAGCTCGTCGATGCAGAGCAGATCGACGCGGCCGTAGCGAGCGATCGTGCGGGCCAACTGCTTCTCATCTGCTGCTTCGACGAGTTCGTTCACGAGCTTGGTCGCGAGGGTGTATTTGACTCGGTAGCCCTTCTCGGCTGCGGCGGTGCCGAGGCCGATGAGGAGGTGGCTCTTGCCGGTGCCGGAGTCCCCGATGAGGCAGAGCGGGTCGCCGCGTCTGACCCAGTCGCCGGTGGCGAGCGTGTGGATGGTCGCCGCGTTGATGTTCGGGTTGGTGTCGAAGTCGAAGTCGCCGAGCCATTTCTGACGTGGGAAGCCGGCGGAGGCGACGCGGCGGACGGTGGAGCGGCGGTCGCGGTCGTCGCACTCGGCCAACAGCACTTCGGCGAGGAAGCCTTGGTAGGACAGCTGCTCGTGCTCGGCGACCCGGATCGCTTCGTCCATCACGGCGCGAATGGTCGGTAGTCGCAGGCGTCTGCAGGCTTGGTCGACGGCGGCCGCGGCGGCTTCCTGGGTCATCCCGCGTTGCCGGCGGAGGGTGGTGGTGATGTTCGTGGTGGTTGGGCTCATGTGTCGGTGGTTCCTTCTCTCTCATCGGTGGTGGGGTCGGT
This genomic window from Leifsonia xyli subsp. cynodontis DSM 46306 contains:
- the istB gene encoding IS21-like element ISLxc1 family helper ATPase IstB, whose amino-acid sequence is MSPTTTNITTTLRRQRGMTQEAAAAAVDQACRRLRLPTIRAVMDEAIRVAEHEQLSYQGFLAEVLLAECDDRDRRSTVRRVASAGFPRQKWLGDFDFDTNPNINAATIHTLATGDWVRRGDPLCLIGDSGTGKSHLLIGLGTAAAEKGYRVKYTLATKLVNELVEAADEKQLARTIARYGRVDLLCIDELGYMELDRRGAELLFQVLTEREEKNSVAIASNQSFSGWTDTFTDPRLCAAIIETGTTSYRLQHTRNTALAGAN
- the adhP gene encoding alcohol dehydrogenase AdhP — encoded protein: MKAAVVTSFTAPLEIQQRDIPEPGTGEVLIRLETCGLCHTDIHAARGDWPVKPLPPFVPGHEGVGVIEKIGEGVTDRTVGERVAIPWLGYACGECRYCIDGRETLCEKQQNSGYSVDGAFAEYATASARFVVPVPDGISSVDAAPLTCAGVTTYKALKVARIVPTERVAVFGIGGLGHLAVQYGRIMGGSVIAIDVEDAKLDLARELGAEYGVNAAKGDLVAAIRDLGGADIAVVLAASRRVFEQAFSSLSRGGRLICVALPADEQMCVSIFDTVLKGISIIGSIVGTRQDLAEVFALHAAGRTRIIAEPRQLEQVNDAITEVLSGKVLARLVFEY
- a CDS encoding DUF6186 family protein; this translates as MTISVYILLLGAAVLLTIVPHRRPESFSPVGSLLGEVLSDRFARVTLMVFWWWLGWHFLVA